The Apodemus sylvaticus chromosome 5, mApoSyl1.1, whole genome shotgun sequence genome has a segment encoding these proteins:
- the Agpat2 gene encoding 1-acyl-sn-glycerol-3-phosphate acyltransferase beta isoform X2 → MDPWPWLTAALLLLLLLVQLSRTARFYAKVGLYCVLCVSCSAAASIVCLLRNGGRTVDNMSIISRFVRSFKYVYGLRFEVSGQKKLEVDGPCVIISNHQSILDMMGLMEILPKRCVQIAKRELMFTGPVGLIMYLGGVYFINRQQARTAMSVMADLGDLMVKENLKVWIYPEGTRNDNGDLLPFKKGAFYLAIQAQERAPHQLSPYHSDRLVATGSSKSLNTSLPTL, encoded by the exons ATGGACCCGTGGCCGTGGCTGACGGcggcgctgctgctgctgttgctgcttgtGCAGCTGAGCCGCACAGCCAGGTTCTACGCCAAGGTCGGTCTCTACTGCGTGCTCTGCGTGTCCTGCTCCGCCGCGGCCTCGATCGTCTGCCTGCTGCGCAACGGCGGCCGCACCGTGGATAACATGAG CATCATCAGCAGGTTCGTCCGGTCCTTCAAGTACGTGTATGGCCTTCGCTTTGAGGTCAGTGGACAGAAGAAGCTGGAGGTAGATGGTCCCTGCGTCATCATCTCTAATCACCAGAGCATCCTGGACATGATGG GTCTCATGGAAATACTCCCTAAGCGCTGTGTACAGATCGCCAAACGTGAGCTAATGTTCACAGGGCCCGTGGGCCTCATCATGTACCTTGGGGGTGTCTACTTCATCAACCGGCAGCAAGCCAGAACTGCTATGTCCGTGATGGCCGACCTGGGTGACCTCATGGTCAAGGAGAAC CTCAAAGTGTGGATCTACCCGGAGGGCACGCGCAACGACAATGGGGACCTGCTGCCCTTTAAAAAGGGCGCCTTCTACTTGGCTATCCAGGCCCAG GAAAGGGCTCCCCACCAGCTCAGCCCCTACCACTCGGACAGGTTGGTGGCCACTGGCAGCTCTAAGAGCTTGAACACCAGCCTCCCCACACTCTAG
- the Egfl7 gene encoding epidermal growth factor-like protein 7 isoform X2 codes for MWGSGELLVWFLVLAADGTPEHVYRPSRRVCTVGVSGGSISETFVQRVYQPYLTTCDGHRACSTYRTIYRTAYRRSPGLTPTRPRYACCPGWKRTSGLPGACGAAICQPPCGNGGSCIRPGHCRCPVGWGGDTCQTDVDECSTGEARCPQRCVNTVGSYWCQCGEGQSPSADGMLCLSKEGPSAVAPSPTAGVDSIAREEVYRLQARVDVLEQKLQLVLAPLHNLASRYTEHGLQDPGSLLAHSFQQLDRIDSLSEQVSFLEEQLGSCSCKKDLR; via the exons ATGTGGGGCTCCGGAGAGCTGCTTGTGTGGTTTCTAGTGCTGGCAGCAGATGGTACTCCTGAGCATGTCTACAGACCCAG CCGTAGAGTGTGTACTGTGGGGGTTTCCGGAGGCTCCATCTCAGAGACCTTTGTGCAGCGTGTATACCAGCCTTACCTCACCACTTGTGATGGACACAGAGCCTGCAGCACCTACCG AACCATCTACCGGACTGCCTATCGCCGTAGCCCTGGGCTGACTCCCACAAGGCCTCGCTATGCCTGCTGCCCTGGTTGGAAGAGGACCAGCGGGCTCCCTGGGGCTTGTGGAGCAG CAATATGCCAGCCTCCGTGTGGGAATGGAGGGAGTTGTATCCGCCCAGGCCACTGCCGCTGCCCTGTGGGATGGGGAGGAGATACTTGCCAGACAG ATGTTGATGAATGCAGTACAGGAGAGGCCAGGTGTCCCCAGCGCTGTGTCAATACTGTGGGAAGCTACTGGTGCCagtgtggggaggggcagagccCATCTGCAGATGGGATGCTCTGCCTATCTAAGGAGGGGCCCTCCGCGGTGGCCCCAAGCCCCACAGCAG GAGTGGACAGCATAGCGCGAGAGGAGGTGTACAGACTGCAGGCCCGGGTGGATGTTCTAGAACAG AAACTGCAGTTGGTGCTGGCCCCACTGCACAACCTGGCCTCTCGGTACACAGAGCATGGGCTACAAGATCCTGGCAGCCTGCTGGCCCACTCTTTCCAGCAGCTAGACCGAATTGATTCACTGAGTGAGCAGGTCTCCTTCTTGGAGGAACAGCTGGGGTCCT GTTCTTGCAAAAAAGATCTGCGATAG
- the Agpat2 gene encoding 1-acyl-sn-glycerol-3-phosphate acyltransferase beta isoform X1: MDPWPWLTAALLLLLLLVQLSRTARFYAKVGLYCVLCVSCSAAASIVCLLRNGGRTVDNMSIISRFVRSFKYVYGLRFEVSGQKKLEVDGPCVIISNHQSILDMMGLMEILPKRCVQIAKRELMFTGPVGLIMYLGGVYFINRQQARTAMSVMADLGDLMVKENLKVWIYPEGTRNDNGDLLPFKKGAFYLAIQAQVPIIPVVYSSFSSFYNVKTKLFTSGTIRVQVLDAVPTSGLTDADVTKLVDTCYQSMRATFLQISEIPQENSAIKEPGVLAAQ, encoded by the exons ATGGACCCGTGGCCGTGGCTGACGGcggcgctgctgctgctgttgctgcttgtGCAGCTGAGCCGCACAGCCAGGTTCTACGCCAAGGTCGGTCTCTACTGCGTGCTCTGCGTGTCCTGCTCCGCCGCGGCCTCGATCGTCTGCCTGCTGCGCAACGGCGGCCGCACCGTGGATAACATGAG CATCATCAGCAGGTTCGTCCGGTCCTTCAAGTACGTGTATGGCCTTCGCTTTGAGGTCAGTGGACAGAAGAAGCTGGAGGTAGATGGTCCCTGCGTCATCATCTCTAATCACCAGAGCATCCTGGACATGATGG GTCTCATGGAAATACTCCCTAAGCGCTGTGTACAGATCGCCAAACGTGAGCTAATGTTCACAGGGCCCGTGGGCCTCATCATGTACCTTGGGGGTGTCTACTTCATCAACCGGCAGCAAGCCAGAACTGCTATGTCCGTGATGGCCGACCTGGGTGACCTCATGGTCAAGGAGAAC CTCAAAGTGTGGATCTACCCGGAGGGCACGCGCAACGACAATGGGGACCTGCTGCCCTTTAAAAAGGGCGCCTTCTACTTGGCTATCCAGGCCCAG GTGCCCATCATCCCTGTGGTGtactcctctttttcttccttctacaaTGTCAAGACGAAGCTCTTCACCTCAG GAACAATCAGGGTACAAGTGCTGGATGCCGTCCCTACCAGTGGCCTTACGGATGCTGATGTCACCAAGCTCGTGGACACTTGCTACCAATCCATGAGGGCCACCTTTCTACAGATTTCTGAGATTCCCCAAGAGAACTCTGCCATTAAGGAGCCTGGGGTCTTGGCAGCCCAGTAG
- the Egfl7 gene encoding epidermal growth factor-like protein 7 isoform X3 — MWRFQSLPCLQSTQKRPRTIYRTAYRRSPGLTPTRPRYACCPGWKRTSGLPGACGAGQPFPGSAGPPEWVTHRSLLPTAICQPPCGNGGSCIRPGHCRCPVGWGGDTCQTDVDECSTGEARCPQRCVNTVGSYWCQCGEGQSPSADGMLCLSKEGPSAVAPSPTAGVDSIAREEVYRLQARVDVLEQKLQLVLAPLHNLASRYTEHGLQDPGSLLAHSFQQLDRIDSLSEQVSFLEEQLGSCSCKKDLR, encoded by the exons ATGTGGAGATTTCAGTCTCTTCCCTGCCTACAAAGTACTCAAAAAAGGCCTAG AACCATCTACCGGACTGCCTATCGCCGTAGCCCTGGGCTGACTCCCACAAGGCCTCGCTATGCCTGCTGCCCTGGTTGGAAGAGGACCAGCGGGCTCCCTGGGGCTTGTGGAGCAG GGCAACCCTTCCCTGGCTCTGCGGGGCCTCCTGAGTGGGTGACACACAGGTCTCTCCTACCCACAGCAATATGCCAGCCTCCGTGTGGGAATGGAGGGAGTTGTATCCGCCCAGGCCACTGCCGCTGCCCTGTGGGATGGGGAGGAGATACTTGCCAGACAG ATGTTGATGAATGCAGTACAGGAGAGGCCAGGTGTCCCCAGCGCTGTGTCAATACTGTGGGAAGCTACTGGTGCCagtgtggggaggggcagagccCATCTGCAGATGGGATGCTCTGCCTATCTAAGGAGGGGCCCTCCGCGGTGGCCCCAAGCCCCACAGCAG GAGTGGACAGCATAGCGCGAGAGGAGGTGTACAGACTGCAGGCCCGGGTGGATGTTCTAGAACAG AAACTGCAGTTGGTGCTGGCCCCACTGCACAACCTGGCCTCTCGGTACACAGAGCATGGGCTACAAGATCCTGGCAGCCTGCTGGCCCACTCTTTCCAGCAGCTAGACCGAATTGATTCACTGAGTGAGCAGGTCTCCTTCTTGGAGGAACAGCTGGGGTCCT GTTCTTGCAAAAAAGATCTGCGATAG
- the Egfl7 gene encoding epidermal growth factor-like protein 7 isoform X1, translated as MWGSGELLVWFLVLAADGTPEHVYRPSRRVCTVGVSGGSISETFVQRVYQPYLTTCDGHRACSTYRTIYRTAYRRSPGLTPTRPRYACCPGWKRTSGLPGACGAGQPFPGSAGPPEWVTHRSLLPTAICQPPCGNGGSCIRPGHCRCPVGWGGDTCQTDVDECSTGEARCPQRCVNTVGSYWCQCGEGQSPSADGMLCLSKEGPSAVAPSPTAGVDSIAREEVYRLQARVDVLEQKLQLVLAPLHNLASRYTEHGLQDPGSLLAHSFQQLDRIDSLSEQVSFLEEQLGSCSCKKDLR; from the exons ATGTGGGGCTCCGGAGAGCTGCTTGTGTGGTTTCTAGTGCTGGCAGCAGATGGTACTCCTGAGCATGTCTACAGACCCAG CCGTAGAGTGTGTACTGTGGGGGTTTCCGGAGGCTCCATCTCAGAGACCTTTGTGCAGCGTGTATACCAGCCTTACCTCACCACTTGTGATGGACACAGAGCCTGCAGCACCTACCG AACCATCTACCGGACTGCCTATCGCCGTAGCCCTGGGCTGACTCCCACAAGGCCTCGCTATGCCTGCTGCCCTGGTTGGAAGAGGACCAGCGGGCTCCCTGGGGCTTGTGGAGCAG GGCAACCCTTCCCTGGCTCTGCGGGGCCTCCTGAGTGGGTGACACACAGGTCTCTCCTACCCACAGCAATATGCCAGCCTCCGTGTGGGAATGGAGGGAGTTGTATCCGCCCAGGCCACTGCCGCTGCCCTGTGGGATGGGGAGGAGATACTTGCCAGACAG ATGTTGATGAATGCAGTACAGGAGAGGCCAGGTGTCCCCAGCGCTGTGTCAATACTGTGGGAAGCTACTGGTGCCagtgtggggaggggcagagccCATCTGCAGATGGGATGCTCTGCCTATCTAAGGAGGGGCCCTCCGCGGTGGCCCCAAGCCCCACAGCAG GAGTGGACAGCATAGCGCGAGAGGAGGTGTACAGACTGCAGGCCCGGGTGGATGTTCTAGAACAG AAACTGCAGTTGGTGCTGGCCCCACTGCACAACCTGGCCTCTCGGTACACAGAGCATGGGCTACAAGATCCTGGCAGCCTGCTGGCCCACTCTTTCCAGCAGCTAGACCGAATTGATTCACTGAGTGAGCAGGTCTCCTTCTTGGAGGAACAGCTGGGGTCCT GTTCTTGCAAAAAAGATCTGCGATAG